In the Pseudochaenichthys georgianus unplaced genomic scaffold, fPseGeo1.2 scaffold_1029_arrow_ctg1, whole genome shotgun sequence genome, one interval contains:
- the LOC117440536 gene encoding uncharacterized protein isoform X2, whose protein sequence is MVPQAHPTQAPWCHRPSPHRLHGAAGPHRLHNADSGFRTHNADSVMLTRPLNESAGRGRGLMEVTPPPALPLADEVTNETRTVSPAGVFPPAPWSSSSSSSPRPLTPPSFLSSPRPLTPPSFLSSPRPLTSSFTPSSPSPPPVAPPTVAILPVVAPPTVAPPPVAPPPCSCSSLLPRLLSAHRMEVRRLLRGAMASLGRRLDSLERKRRRSLRREEGGASSCRPASSGSSLCSPASSGVSSCSPASSGASLYSPASLCSPASSGASSCSPASSCSPASSGSSSCRPASSEASLCSPASSGVSLYSPASSCSPAHLLTVASSGTGEAPPLYSQSQSEERRRGKEGGASSFRAASSGASSCSPTHLGLSSLSQSEERRRSQLKEEELRGRKRKNHHREEEHAGRFVGRMAVFFRGEEPITLHKFNHRKHRREEGETDQSQKAVSVVRQNGFRAPPHSSYSQHALHVLPPTHSQSEAPNISSGQSEAPNISSGQSEALNISSGQWRFSDLTSFSSNHGVLHIWSLYSSSSSSGFRPGPMLRLSAVAVETLSEFVRGGIYGSPQRCLKDWTAPPSLGSDHCYMRKPTPSQHFSARRHQKQRANHSSRSLLLARRRDKPLPLCSAKGLPAPLAIDQSAESPGFLQKRVSQIRIRRASPRDTLLTPMGLPRVKRLKKKEFSLEEIYTNKNYKSPSTNRSLETIFEEPREKDGALLLIGQQRRRRLLLFPDFTQPRKRKRQQGAGLPVALVPRKRLAARRHSNGGDEEAESDVKLVQRLSALEDFLTQQSLEV, encoded by the exons TGATGCTAACTCGCCCGCTGAATGAGAGCGCTGGCAGGGGGCGGGGCCTGATGGAGGTGACTCCGCCTCCTGCTCTCCCATTGGCTGATGAGGTCACAAATGAGACACGAACAG TTTCTCCTGCAGGAGTTTTCCCTCCGGCGCCCTggagctcctcttcctcctcctctcctcgtcCCCTTACTCctccctccttcctctcctctcctcgtcCCCTGACTCctccctccttcctctcctctcctcgtcCCCTGACTTCGTCGTTTACTCCATCTTCTCCTTCCCCTCCCCCTGTAGCCCCTCCCACAGTAGCCATTCTCCCAGTAGTAGCCCCTCCCACAGTAGCTCCTCCCCCTGTAGCTCCTCCTCCCTGCTCttgctcctccctcctccctcgtCTCCTCTCTGCTCACAGGATGGAGGTGCGGCGCCTCCTCAGAGGAGCGATGGCGTCTCTGGGCCGGAGGCTCGACTCTCTGGAGcggaagaggaggcggagcctgAGGAGAGAAGAGGGAGGAGCCTCTTCATGTAGACCCGCCTCCTCAGGGTCCTCCTTGTGTAGCCCCGCCTCCTCAGGAGTCTCCTCATGTAGCCCCGCCTCCTCAGGGGCTTCCTTGTATAGCCCTGCCTCCTTGTGTAGCCCCGCCTCCTCAGGGGCCTCCTCGTGTAGCCCCGCCTCCTCATGTAGCCCCGCCTCCTCAGGATCCTCCTCATGTAGACCCGCCTCATCAGAGGCCTCCTTGTGTAGCCCCGCCTCCTCTGGGGTGTCCTTGTATAGCCCCGCCTCCTCGTGTAGCCCCGCCCACCTACTAACTGTGGCCTCATCAGGCACTGGGGAGGCCCCGCCCCTCTATTCTCAGAGCCAATcagaagagaggaggagaggcaaAGAGGGAGGAGCCTCCTCCTTTAGGGCCGCCTCCTCAGGGGCCTCCTCGTGTAGCCCCACCCACCTGGGTCTCTCCTCTCTGAGCCAATcagaagagaggaggaggagccaaTTAAAGGAGGAGGAGCTGAGGGGGAGGAAGAGAAAGAACCACCACAGAGAAGAGGAGCATGCTGGGAGATTTGTTGGTCGCATGGCAGTCTTCTTCAGAGGAGAAGAGCCAATCACATTGCACAAATTCAACCACAGGAAAcacaggagagaggagggagaaacCGACCAATCACAGAAGGCCGTCAGTGTCGTCAGGCAGAATGGATTCAGAGCGCCGCCACACAg CTCATATTCCCAGCATGCCTTGCACGTCCTGCCGCcaacccacagccaatcagaagcaCCGAACATCTCTTCAGGCCAATCAGAAGCACCGAACATCTCTTCAGGCCAATCAGAAGCCCTGAACATCTCTTCAGGCCAATGGCGTTTCTCTGACCTCacttccttctcctccaatcacGGCGTTCTGCACATATGGAGCTTatactcctcctcttcctcttccggTTTTAGACCCGGCCCCATGCTGCGGCTGTCAGCGGTTGCCGTGGAGACGCTGTCAGAGTTTGTTAGGGGCGGGATTTATGGAAGTCCTCAGCGGTGCCTGAAGGACTGGACGGCCCCGCCCTCTCTGGGATCTGATCACTG TTACATGAGAAAGCCTACACCCAG CCAACACTTTTCTGCCCGGCGACATCAGAAGCAGCGAGCCAATCACAGCTCTCGGAGCCTGCTCCTCGCCCGGCGACGGGATAAGCCCCTCCCCCTTTGTTCAGCCAAAGGACTGCCTGCTCCGCTGGCCATCGACCAATCAGCAGAGAGCCCCGGCTTCCTCCAG AAACGAGTCTCTCAGATCAGGATCAGACGCGCCTCGCCACGAGACACTCTGCTCACTCCCATGGGTCTGCCCAGGGTCAAAAG GCTGAAGAAGAAGGAGTTCAGTCTGGAGGAGATCTACACCAACAAGAACTACAAGTCCCCCTCAACCAACAG GAGTCTGGAGACGATCTTCGAGGAGCCGCGGGAGAAGGACGGAGCGCTGCTGCTGATTGGCCAGCAGAGGAGGCGCAGGCTTCTCCTCTTTCCGGACTTCACTCAGCCCCGGAAGAGGAAGAGGCAGCAAG GGGCGGGACTTCCTGTTGCCTTGGTGCCCAGGAAGCGGTTGGCAGCTCGACGTCATAGTAACGGCGGGGACGAGGAGGCGGAGTCTGACGTGAAGCTGGTTCAGCGACTGAGTGCGCTTGAAGACTTCCTGACACAACAGAGCCTGGAGGTGTGA
- the LOC117440536 gene encoding uncharacterized protein isoform X1 yields MVPQAHPTQAPWCHRPSPHRLHGAAGPHRLHNADSGFRTHNADSVMLTRPLNESAGRGRGLMEVTPPPALPLADEVTNETRTVSPAGVFPPAPWSSSSSSSPRPLTPPSFLSSPRPLTPPSFLSSPRPLTSSFTPSSPSPPPVAPPTVAILPVVAPPTVAPPPVAPPPCSCSSLLPRLLSAHRMEVRRLLRGAMASLGRRLDSLERKRRRSLRREEGGASSCRPASSGSSLCSPASSGVSSCSPASSGASLYSPASLCSPASSGASSCSPASSCSPASSGSSSCRPASSEASLCSPASSGVSLYSPASSCSPAHLLTVASSGTGEAPPLYSQSQSEERRRGKEGGASSFRAASSGASSCSPTHLGLSSLSQSEERRRSQLKEEELRGRKRKNHHREEEHAGRFVGRMAVFFRGEEPITLHKFNHRKHRREEGETDQSQKAVSVVRQNGFRAPPHSSYSQHALHVLPPTHSQSEAPNISSGQSEAPNISSGQSEALNISSGQWRFSDLTSFSSNHGVLHIWSLYSSSSSSGFRPGPMLRLSAVAVETLSEFVRGGIYGSPQRCLKDWTAPPSLGSDHCYMRKPTPSLSVFCSQHFSARRHQKQRANHSSRSLLLARRRDKPLPLCSAKGLPAPLAIDQSAESPGFLQKRVSQIRIRRASPRDTLLTPMGLPRVKRLKKKEFSLEEIYTNKNYKSPSTNRSLETIFEEPREKDGALLLIGQQRRRRLLLFPDFTQPRKRKRQQGAGLPVALVPRKRLAARRHSNGGDEEAESDVKLVQRLSALEDFLTQQSLEV; encoded by the exons TGATGCTAACTCGCCCGCTGAATGAGAGCGCTGGCAGGGGGCGGGGCCTGATGGAGGTGACTCCGCCTCCTGCTCTCCCATTGGCTGATGAGGTCACAAATGAGACACGAACAG TTTCTCCTGCAGGAGTTTTCCCTCCGGCGCCCTggagctcctcttcctcctcctctcctcgtcCCCTTACTCctccctccttcctctcctctcctcgtcCCCTGACTCctccctccttcctctcctctcctcgtcCCCTGACTTCGTCGTTTACTCCATCTTCTCCTTCCCCTCCCCCTGTAGCCCCTCCCACAGTAGCCATTCTCCCAGTAGTAGCCCCTCCCACAGTAGCTCCTCCCCCTGTAGCTCCTCCTCCCTGCTCttgctcctccctcctccctcgtCTCCTCTCTGCTCACAGGATGGAGGTGCGGCGCCTCCTCAGAGGAGCGATGGCGTCTCTGGGCCGGAGGCTCGACTCTCTGGAGcggaagaggaggcggagcctgAGGAGAGAAGAGGGAGGAGCCTCTTCATGTAGACCCGCCTCCTCAGGGTCCTCCTTGTGTAGCCCCGCCTCCTCAGGAGTCTCCTCATGTAGCCCCGCCTCCTCAGGGGCTTCCTTGTATAGCCCTGCCTCCTTGTGTAGCCCCGCCTCCTCAGGGGCCTCCTCGTGTAGCCCCGCCTCCTCATGTAGCCCCGCCTCCTCAGGATCCTCCTCATGTAGACCCGCCTCATCAGAGGCCTCCTTGTGTAGCCCCGCCTCCTCTGGGGTGTCCTTGTATAGCCCCGCCTCCTCGTGTAGCCCCGCCCACCTACTAACTGTGGCCTCATCAGGCACTGGGGAGGCCCCGCCCCTCTATTCTCAGAGCCAATcagaagagaggaggagaggcaaAGAGGGAGGAGCCTCCTCCTTTAGGGCCGCCTCCTCAGGGGCCTCCTCGTGTAGCCCCACCCACCTGGGTCTCTCCTCTCTGAGCCAATcagaagagaggaggaggagccaaTTAAAGGAGGAGGAGCTGAGGGGGAGGAAGAGAAAGAACCACCACAGAGAAGAGGAGCATGCTGGGAGATTTGTTGGTCGCATGGCAGTCTTCTTCAGAGGAGAAGAGCCAATCACATTGCACAAATTCAACCACAGGAAAcacaggagagaggagggagaaacCGACCAATCACAGAAGGCCGTCAGTGTCGTCAGGCAGAATGGATTCAGAGCGCCGCCACACAg CTCATATTCCCAGCATGCCTTGCACGTCCTGCCGCcaacccacagccaatcagaagcaCCGAACATCTCTTCAGGCCAATCAGAAGCACCGAACATCTCTTCAGGCCAATCAGAAGCCCTGAACATCTCTTCAGGCCAATGGCGTTTCTCTGACCTCacttccttctcctccaatcacGGCGTTCTGCACATATGGAGCTTatactcctcctcttcctcttccggTTTTAGACCCGGCCCCATGCTGCGGCTGTCAGCGGTTGCCGTGGAGACGCTGTCAGAGTTTGTTAGGGGCGGGATTTATGGAAGTCCTCAGCGGTGCCTGAAGGACTGGACGGCCCCGCCCTCTCTGGGATCTGATCACTG TTACATGAGAAAGCCTACACCCAG TCTTTCTGTGTTCTGCAGCCAACACTTTTCTGCCCGGCGACATCAGAAGCAGCGAGCCAATCACAGCTCTCGGAGCCTGCTCCTCGCCCGGCGACGGGATAAGCCCCTCCCCCTTTGTTCAGCCAAAGGACTGCCTGCTCCGCTGGCCATCGACCAATCAGCAGAGAGCCCCGGCTTCCTCCAG AAACGAGTCTCTCAGATCAGGATCAGACGCGCCTCGCCACGAGACACTCTGCTCACTCCCATGGGTCTGCCCAGGGTCAAAAG GCTGAAGAAGAAGGAGTTCAGTCTGGAGGAGATCTACACCAACAAGAACTACAAGTCCCCCTCAACCAACAG GAGTCTGGAGACGATCTTCGAGGAGCCGCGGGAGAAGGACGGAGCGCTGCTGCTGATTGGCCAGCAGAGGAGGCGCAGGCTTCTCCTCTTTCCGGACTTCACTCAGCCCCGGAAGAGGAAGAGGCAGCAAG GGGCGGGACTTCCTGTTGCCTTGGTGCCCAGGAAGCGGTTGGCAGCTCGACGTCATAGTAACGGCGGGGACGAGGAGGCGGAGTCTGACGTGAAGCTGGTTCAGCGACTGAGTGCGCTTGAAGACTTCCTGACACAACAGAGCCTGGAGGTGTGA
- the LOC117440536 gene encoding uncharacterized protein isoform X3 produces the protein MLTRPLNESAGRGRGLMEVTPPPALPLADEVTNETRTVSPAGVFPPAPWSSSSSSSPRPLTPPSFLSSPRPLTPPSFLSSPRPLTSSFTPSSPSPPPVAPPTVAILPVVAPPTVAPPPVAPPPCSCSSLLPRLLSAHRMEVRRLLRGAMASLGRRLDSLERKRRRSLRREEGGASSCRPASSGSSLCSPASSGVSSCSPASSGASLYSPASLCSPASSGASSCSPASSCSPASSGSSSCRPASSEASLCSPASSGVSLYSPASSCSPAHLLTVASSGTGEAPPLYSQSQSEERRRGKEGGASSFRAASSGASSCSPTHLGLSSLSQSEERRRSQLKEEELRGRKRKNHHREEEHAGRFVGRMAVFFRGEEPITLHKFNHRKHRREEGETDQSQKAVSVVRQNGFRAPPHSSYSQHALHVLPPTHSQSEAPNISSGQSEAPNISSGQSEALNISSGQWRFSDLTSFSSNHGVLHIWSLYSSSSSSGFRPGPMLRLSAVAVETLSEFVRGGIYGSPQRCLKDWTAPPSLGSDHCYMRKPTPSLSVFCSQHFSARRHQKQRANHSSRSLLLARRRDKPLPLCSAKGLPAPLAIDQSAESPGFLQKRVSQIRIRRASPRDTLLTPMGLPRVKRLKKKEFSLEEIYTNKNYKSPSTNRSLETIFEEPREKDGALLLIGQQRRRRLLLFPDFTQPRKRKRQQGAGLPVALVPRKRLAARRHSNGGDEEAESDVKLVQRLSALEDFLTQQSLEV, from the exons ATGCTAACTCGCCCGCTGAATGAGAGCGCTGGCAGGGGGCGGGGCCTGATGGAGGTGACTCCGCCTCCTGCTCTCCCATTGGCTGATGAGGTCACAAATGAGACACGAACAG TTTCTCCTGCAGGAGTTTTCCCTCCGGCGCCCTggagctcctcttcctcctcctctcctcgtcCCCTTACTCctccctccttcctctcctctcctcgtcCCCTGACTCctccctccttcctctcctctcctcgtcCCCTGACTTCGTCGTTTACTCCATCTTCTCCTTCCCCTCCCCCTGTAGCCCCTCCCACAGTAGCCATTCTCCCAGTAGTAGCCCCTCCCACAGTAGCTCCTCCCCCTGTAGCTCCTCCTCCCTGCTCttgctcctccctcctccctcgtCTCCTCTCTGCTCACAGGATGGAGGTGCGGCGCCTCCTCAGAGGAGCGATGGCGTCTCTGGGCCGGAGGCTCGACTCTCTGGAGcggaagaggaggcggagcctgAGGAGAGAAGAGGGAGGAGCCTCTTCATGTAGACCCGCCTCCTCAGGGTCCTCCTTGTGTAGCCCCGCCTCCTCAGGAGTCTCCTCATGTAGCCCCGCCTCCTCAGGGGCTTCCTTGTATAGCCCTGCCTCCTTGTGTAGCCCCGCCTCCTCAGGGGCCTCCTCGTGTAGCCCCGCCTCCTCATGTAGCCCCGCCTCCTCAGGATCCTCCTCATGTAGACCCGCCTCATCAGAGGCCTCCTTGTGTAGCCCCGCCTCCTCTGGGGTGTCCTTGTATAGCCCCGCCTCCTCGTGTAGCCCCGCCCACCTACTAACTGTGGCCTCATCAGGCACTGGGGAGGCCCCGCCCCTCTATTCTCAGAGCCAATcagaagagaggaggagaggcaaAGAGGGAGGAGCCTCCTCCTTTAGGGCCGCCTCCTCAGGGGCCTCCTCGTGTAGCCCCACCCACCTGGGTCTCTCCTCTCTGAGCCAATcagaagagaggaggaggagccaaTTAAAGGAGGAGGAGCTGAGGGGGAGGAAGAGAAAGAACCACCACAGAGAAGAGGAGCATGCTGGGAGATTTGTTGGTCGCATGGCAGTCTTCTTCAGAGGAGAAGAGCCAATCACATTGCACAAATTCAACCACAGGAAAcacaggagagaggagggagaaacCGACCAATCACAGAAGGCCGTCAGTGTCGTCAGGCAGAATGGATTCAGAGCGCCGCCACACAg CTCATATTCCCAGCATGCCTTGCACGTCCTGCCGCcaacccacagccaatcagaagcaCCGAACATCTCTTCAGGCCAATCAGAAGCACCGAACATCTCTTCAGGCCAATCAGAAGCCCTGAACATCTCTTCAGGCCAATGGCGTTTCTCTGACCTCacttccttctcctccaatcacGGCGTTCTGCACATATGGAGCTTatactcctcctcttcctcttccggTTTTAGACCCGGCCCCATGCTGCGGCTGTCAGCGGTTGCCGTGGAGACGCTGTCAGAGTTTGTTAGGGGCGGGATTTATGGAAGTCCTCAGCGGTGCCTGAAGGACTGGACGGCCCCGCCCTCTCTGGGATCTGATCACTG TTACATGAGAAAGCCTACACCCAG TCTTTCTGTGTTCTGCAGCCAACACTTTTCTGCCCGGCGACATCAGAAGCAGCGAGCCAATCACAGCTCTCGGAGCCTGCTCCTCGCCCGGCGACGGGATAAGCCCCTCCCCCTTTGTTCAGCCAAAGGACTGCCTGCTCCGCTGGCCATCGACCAATCAGCAGAGAGCCCCGGCTTCCTCCAG AAACGAGTCTCTCAGATCAGGATCAGACGCGCCTCGCCACGAGACACTCTGCTCACTCCCATGGGTCTGCCCAGGGTCAAAAG GCTGAAGAAGAAGGAGTTCAGTCTGGAGGAGATCTACACCAACAAGAACTACAAGTCCCCCTCAACCAACAG GAGTCTGGAGACGATCTTCGAGGAGCCGCGGGAGAAGGACGGAGCGCTGCTGCTGATTGGCCAGCAGAGGAGGCGCAGGCTTCTCCTCTTTCCGGACTTCACTCAGCCCCGGAAGAGGAAGAGGCAGCAAG GGGCGGGACTTCCTGTTGCCTTGGTGCCCAGGAAGCGGTTGGCAGCTCGACGTCATAGTAACGGCGGGGACGAGGAGGCGGAGTCTGACGTGAAGCTGGTTCAGCGACTGAGTGCGCTTGAAGACTTCCTGACACAACAGAGCCTGGAGGTGTGA
- the LOC139433159 gene encoding LOW QUALITY PROTEIN: putative protein FAM47C (The sequence of the model RefSeq protein was modified relative to this genomic sequence to represent the inferred CDS: substituted 1 base at 1 genomic stop codon): MTPFPSEGRDPSHQRPEPPETXTIRDLNHQRPEPPETCTIRDLDPYHQRPEPSETCTIRDLNHQRPEPPETDLYHQRPEPPETRTIRDLYHQRPVPPETRTTRDLNHQRPVPPETDPYHQRPVPPETCTTVPPEIRTTRDPYHQRPVPPETRTTRDLNHQRPEPSETRTTRDLNHQRPEPPETRTTRDLNHQRPEPPETRTTRDLYHQRPVPPETRTTRDLNHQRPEPSETRTTRDPYHQRPVPPETCTTRDLYHQRPVPPETRTTRDPYHQRPGSIGAL, encoded by the exons ATGACCCCCTTCCCTTCTGAAGGGAGAGACCCGTCCCATCAGAGACCTGAACCACCAGAGACCTGAACCATCAGAGACCTGAACCACCAGAGACCTGAACCACCAGAGACCTGTACCATCAGAGACCT AGACCCGTACCACCAGAGACCTGAACCATCAGAGACCTGTACCATCAGAGACCTGAACCATCAGAGACCTGAACCACCAGAGAC AGACCTGTACCACCAGAGACCTGAACCACCAGAGACCCGTACCATCAGAGACCTGTACCATCAGAGACCCGTACCACCAGAGACCCGTACCACCAGAGACCTGAACCACCAGAGACCCGTACCACCAGAGAC AGACCCGTACCACCAGAGACCTGTACCACCAGAGACCTGTACCACCGTACCACCAGAGATCCGTACCACCAGAGACCCGTACCACCAGAGACCCGTACCACCAGAGACCCGTACCACCAGAGACCTGAACCACCAGAGACCTGAACCATCAGAGACCCGTACCACCAGAGACCTGAACCACCAGAGACCTGAACCACCAGAGACCCGTACCACCAGAGACCTGAACCACCAGAGACCTGAACCACCAGAGACCCGTACCACCAGAGACCTGTACCACCAGAGACCCGTACCACCAGAGACCCGTACCACCAGAGACCTGAACCACCAGAGACCTGAACCATCAGAGACCCGTACCACCAGAGACCCGTACCACCAGAGACCCGTACCACCAGAGACCTGTACCACCAGAGACCTGTACCACCAGAGACCCGTACCACCAGAGACCCGTACCACCAGAGACCCGTACCACCAGAGACCTGGTTCAATAGGAGCCCTTTAA